aaacttacataattattttgttttagtttttctattaATTGTCTTGTGTTTCTTTTCCAAGTATACATCCTGAAAATAGAATCTGCAAacagaatttgtttttcttctctctttacaGTTTTAGACCtcaagtttaattttctttttaaatatcactGACCAATAAAACGTTAAATCATAATAGCAGTAGTGGGCATTCTTACATTATTCATGACTTTAGTGGAATGATTTCCTGTTAATATGGTAGCTATTGGGCTGAAATGTGTGGTGTTctatacatttttaagtttttattttgaaataactttagaCATAGAAGAATtgcagacagtacataaaattctTGTATAACATATCCTTTATTCAGTTTTCCCTATGTTATATAATCAtggtattaatatatttaaaaaaataagaaatataagaaattaacattagttatgtattttttttaaaaaaagtgggTTAGGTAAATATCTATTCCTCCTTCTTTtgagtctctttttaaaaacccggaatgaacatttaattttgtcaaatgtattCTCAGCGTATGTTCTTACTCTTTTAACCTGCTAATATGATGAAGTAAGTCAATAGATTTTCTAATATGAAACTATTTTTGCATCTTAGAAGAAATCCACTTGATTAAAAATAACATGTGCatgattataaaaattaactcttaGATTCTGTATGCTAATATTTACTTAGGACACTGATAATTTTTTACACTGATAGTTTTAAACAAGATTGACCTgtcgtttcttttttaaaagcagtCTTTATGGAGTTTTGATgtaaatgttattcttttttttttgagacggagtttcgctcttgttgcccaggctggagtgcaatggcgccatctcagctcaccgcaacctctgcatcccgggttcaaacgattctcctgcctcagcctcccaagtagctgggattacaggcatgtgccaccacacctgactaattttctatttttagtagaaatggggtttcaccatgttggccaggctggtctcgaactccggacctcaggtgatccacccaccttggcctcccaaggtgctgagattacaggcgtgaaccaccgcgcccgcccgTATTATCTTGCTTAATACTTATCTTTGCACTGTTAAGTATGCCTTTACCTCTGACTTGATGTGTATGTCAAAGAGCATACTTTGACTCTTAGCTGCTACAGAGGGAGCAGTCATGCACCTGTTCTACCTCTCACCAGGGTGGTTTTCCAACAACTCAGACTTCTTTCATCTGTTTGTTTCCTTCCAATATGGCATTTCTGTGGATTTCTTCATGCAGCCACAACCTTCTTTCTCTCCAAAGCAAACCGGGCCCAGAAGGCTTCTGTGCCTGTCCAGTATTCCCTGCCCTGTCCCCAGGGTGACCCCCTCCTGTCCAGCAGCTGAATTTTGCTGCCAATTTCTGAGCTCTGCATGGCTGGATCCTCCGTAACAcctgctcttccttctttttctaccaACTCCTCTAACCTCAGCACTCTCATTCCTGTTCTCTGATTTCTTCCCCAACATTTGCACTTCCTAGTGGGCTCCTGTTCTCCAGGGCCCCTAATTTTGCAGGTCTCTCTGGGATCTGTCACTGCTGGGTCCCTTGGTCCCCACCCCCTTGCCCTGACGCCAGCCACCCCTTATCCTTTCTGCTCTCTTTCCTTAAGGCTCCATTCAATCTTTAGTTATAACATTTTAGAGTTTGTTTTCTCTACCCCAGATTCACTGATTATGGAGCCTACAGTGTTTATTCCCCCTTCTTCATCTTGTCATTCTATGTGGTCTCCAGGTGAAGGGAAGATACTATTGTAATTTAAACTTACCAACATGAACTCCTATTGCCACAATAGTCAGAgaagggggctgggcacagtggctcaagcctgtaatcctaggactttgtgaggctgatgtggggggatcacttgaggtcaggagttcaagaccagcctggccaacatggtgaaacctcgtctttactaaaaatacaaaaattagccaggtgtggtggcacatgcctgtaatcccagctactggggaggtggaggttgcagtgagccaaaatcgtgccactacactccagcctgggtgatggaatgagaccccatctcaaataataataataatcagagaaGGGAATTCTTTATCGGTATAGGTGGTTTGTTCCCCCAACTACCTGGACAGAGTTAGCAGCACTCTGTCAGTGTTTTACATGGCCACAGACAGCTCCCTTTTGCTTTTCTGAAGAACAGTTTCAAACCATGTTCTCACTCTGTAGACTCCCCTACCCTCAACCActcttaacagaaaaaaaatagaagttcaCAGATGTGTGCTTCCCCAGTCCCCTTTTTCCTAGGGTAAATGTGTCTATAATACCAGTGTGCCCCCACCCTTGGCTCCCATCCTGGGAAGAGATGCCCTTTCTCTCCAAGATGACAATCTCTTCCCCTAGGTACTATGCTTCATCCCTTCTACAAGTATCTAAACTTTATCAATTATCTTTGCCTCTGGtggctcattttacaaataaaattatttctttcaaccTAAAACTAAATGATACCAgataaaaaatctgaaaacatttCTATGTCTCTGACCCCCTTTTAAgcttcctgcctctccctccttaACAGTGCATGCACAGCCTCTGCTTCAGGGCCTTGCCATTCCCTCTGCCAGCCATTGCATCAGCCTTGCTTTCCACCATGCACAGAAACTGCTATTGCTAAAAGAAAGTCAAAGCTGTCCCAATGACAAAATCCAATCACCTTCTCCTTTAAATCCTATGTACCAACATCCATTGTTTTGATGTCTAGAGTGGGCAATCTAGTTCTATTTGTCTGTTCTCTTCCATCCAAATGTTAAATTTCATGATTCCTGACATCATATAATCTTTACCTTCTACTCCTACATTTTCCTCTCACATCATATAATCTTTATCTTCGACTTCTGAGTCCCAATACCAGGTAAAAATGACCCAGTTTAGAAGTGTTTTAGCAAAATGTTTCTACTCATTGCAATGCAcaagttaaaaatattacaataagTCATTTATGATATAATTCCTTTGAATGTAAATGTACCTCAGTGTATGACTTTTATGAGTGAAGGTCATTACAAACAAGAAGTTTTACTGGGGGGAGTAGTAGGAAagcattacttatttttttaaaagtttttactgATTTGGTGTGGGAGCAACTACACCATTAATAGTTGGAATTTATGTGGTAGGTATGGGATATATATGGATTTATAGAAAATTTTGACATTTCTGCAGTGGAGTTCTATTTTGGACAAACTTTTATcaataacaaatttaaataaatgaaatactagCAATGGAAAGCAAAGCACATGACTATATGAATAAGATTAGTTACTAACAGTACTGAGACAACAGGTACTAGACTTGTAGCTTTGCTAATGTGTCCTAGAAAAAGCACTGGAGACTAAAGGAGTTTTTAgtaactttattttctaaaactccATCCTACAAATATGTTTTCTTCGACATCTCCActtcctttaaaaacaaatagaatcaGACAAAAACTTATCTTGACCAGGTTTTCAGTCAGCCGAGTTCAGCTTTCAAAGAGGTGAGATCCACCAAAAGCAGCCGCGCGCTCGGCCTCTGCGGCGCGCTGGGTCTCCAGCAGCGCTGGACGACGTCCCCAAGGCGCTGCCCGGGGAGCGAGTCCTCGAAGACGGCAGCGGAGAGGGACGGGCGCAGGTCGTAGGCCACCACCGCGTACAGTATGTGCTGCCGCTCCCCCGAATACGGCGCCTGCTTGGTAGTCATTTGCCAGAGAGTGATGGCAAAGGAATAAATGTCGGCTTTAGGCGTCACGCCCTCTCCTTTCAGGAGCTCCGGGGCGCGGTGGGTGTATGTGCCTCCTAGAGGGTAAGAGGGTGTCTGGAAGCACCGCAGATCTTCCAACTTCTCAGAGCAACCGAAGTCACTAATTTTACAGACATCCTGCTCACTGATCAAAATGTTCGCGGGCTTCAGGTCCAAGTGCACAATGCTTTGCGAGTGGAGGAAGAGCAGGCCGTTCACAACATCTAGTGAGTACTTGAGACACTTTCCCAAACTTAACTGTCCTCCAGTGCGGCAGTGAGGCTCCCCTGCGTCCCCCTCAGGGTGGCCGGCGGCGCCATAGATGACTTGGTGTAAAGTGACGTTGCCACCGAACTCCATGATGATGGTCCCTAGGCTATTGGACCCCGCGGGCGTGCGCGTGCTGGCAGCCACCACGCGCACGATGTTATCGTGGCGCAGCCTTGCTACGTTGAGCTCAGCCCAGAAACTCCGCCGAGATGCTAGTCGGTTCTTGGTGCACTTGTTCACTTGCTTTATGGCCACAGGAACACCGCGGTAAGTCGCCTTGTACACCGAGCCAAACCCTCCAGCTCCCAGCCTCTGCAGCAAGCACACCTGCTCCCAGTCAATGGAGCACCAGGCCAGCCGGCGCGGCAGCCGCGGGGCCCGAGGAGGAGTGGCCCCCAGAAGCAGCTTCGCAGGTAGCTCTGAGGGACTGCTGCAGGGCCGCGCGTCCACCGATGGGGAAAACTCGCTCCGGAGGTAGGGGCGTAGGGCCAGGGGCGAGGGCATCGCACTTTGCAGGGGGACACCAGGGCCGCTGGAGTGAATGAAGAGACTAGGGGAAACCGCGGGACTTTGGAAACATGACTGACTACTCCTTCGCTCCACCTcatcccttttctccttttccttcactTGTTCCAAATGAGCTACATCTGTGCTGTCACTCAGCAAGAGTTTTTATCAGATGGAGGGAGAAACCGGAATGAAGCACAGCTATCCCTTTCAGATGAAagcatttcccttccacacttgAAGTgaattcttataaaaacaagctCATGCCAGACAAACAGCATGGAGCTGCCCCAGAACTCACCCCTCTTTTacattatttcttaaattataataaaatacgtTTTTTTCAAGTCTCATCCGCTGCACATTATCAGTCCTCAGACTAAAGAGACCACAAAGCACAATGAAATTGTTTCACACTTTGCAGGCTGTAATGATTGTTAGTGTCATTCTCCAGCTGCATTAAATCACTTCCAGCAGGTATTGGCTAAGAGTTAAAATGCAAACAGCAGACATTTGTTTAACCAATTAAAGGGAAAAACTAGGTGCAACATTCATATGGATAAAAAATTGCAACCTTAATCAATCCAAATAGAATCACTGATACAGACCATAACACACACCTAAATTCATCAGTGGAAAGGAGAATCCCCTGACACTCTATGCAGCTTACACAGCAAATTAGCAAGACATCTTAGCAACATACTGACTTCCTAACAATCCTTCCCTTCCAAGGCGATTTGGCCCAACCGGTCAGCTCACTTGCAAGAGAGATTCTAGACTTCGTAGCAAATGAGTTACCGAAGTTTTGAACCAGAGTTGGGGGAgacaaaagaatagaaatgatTCAGAGCTGTGATCAGGGCTTCAAATAATAACACATATGGGAGAATTGTAGAAGAGgaaaaatctgaagaaataaaaatggcacAAAATCACTGGTACCTACATATAATGTAGAAAACCAGAAGTTGGAATGAAATTCATGGTATTGGCCATCAGACAATAAGATCctcctttctgatttttataatgaaaattaattttctacCAAGTGCAGTGAGttatgcctataataccagtgctttgggaggctaaggtggaagggccacttgaggccaagaatttgagacctgcctctacaaaaaataataataaagttagctgagtgtggtggtgcactcctatagtcctagctactttggaggctggggcgggaggagaCTTGAactgaggagtttgaggctatagtgagctatgatcgtgccactgcacaccaggctGGATGATGGAGCAAGATCCTGACTCTAagcaaaaaattaatttcataccATATCATTGGTAAAAGGACCAATAATATTACCATATTcatgagaaaacacacacacacacaaaagtgttaggatctatattttaaaaaatcaaatggtaAAGTTCCCTTCTTCTAAAGCACTTATGTGCTAGGTTATGTGTAACCACATTTTAATGATAGCAGTTCTGTTTTTGAAGTATATTGACTTTGAGAAGGTAAATTAATAAACATGAACAATTTACAGAAGCAATTTGAGGTCTGTGAAGCCCTGGAATAGGATTTCTATTCTATACTACCTGTGTGGCTTAGTATGTGATCTAGTGTGTGTATAATATTTAACCTGCTTGagcctcaatcttttttttttttttgagacagagtttcgctcttgttgcccaggctggagtgcaatggcacgatctccgctcactgcaacctccgccacctgggttcaagcgattctcccgcctcagcctcccgagtagctgggattacaggcgcatgccaccatgcccagctaacttttgtatttttagtagagatggggtttcaccatgttggccaggctggtctcaaactcctgaccccaggtgatccacctgcctcagcctcccaaagtgctaggattacaggcgtgagccaccatgcctggccaactctaTGGAATATTTTAGTAGAAAGACTGTTGTGTGCAATTGTGCCAAACCCCAAATATAAAAGGATGCCAATGAATAGAGAAAAAGTAATACAATTATATTCTATAATAAATCTACATTGCAAAATTTACTCAGTAACTGTCACCTAGTTGGGATTATAATTCAGGGCTCTGAAATGATTATATAATAGGAGTGCTGTGAATATTAGCAGAATAAGAGTGCCTTAACCCCCTAGATATTACACATAATGCAAGATAATGTGACTTattatataatctttatttttaagataattgtATACACAATTCATTTTCAAAGTTGGTTTTACTCTTTACCCAAAACATAAGGTATTAGTGAAAATGTGGCATTCTGTGTATTTATAAACCCCAAGTTCATTAGATCTATCATCTGCCAATCTGCCCAAGAATATTTAATTGAATATCCAATTTACAAcagcctttgttttcttttttaaggtatcttaaaatatttcttttactcAGCAAATTGCACTTACCCTGAAAGCAGGATCTATCTCCCTATTGATTTTTTCTCCCCGTAACACAGTGCCAAACATATTTCTTATTATGTTCTtactttaattttgcttttttctttttgagacagcgtctcactatgtcacccaggctggagtgcagtggtgtgatcttggctcactgcaacctctgcctccttgactcaagcgatcctcccacctcagcctcccaagtagctgggaccacaggcacacaccaccacacccaactatttttgtatttttttgttgagatggggtttcaccatgttttccaggctggtcttgaactcctgaggtcaagcgatctgcccgcctcagcttcccaaaatgctaggattacagggcaCTGTGCTCGGCCCTTAACTTTAATGTTTAATCCTGATTTGGTTACCAAATATGTGTGCACTATGTAATATTTTGGATCTCAAAAATGGGTAAAGCTTTAGCATGGTGGTAAAAGGCTAT
This genomic stretch from Pan paniscus chromosome 7, NHGRI_mPanPan1-v2.0_pri, whole genome shotgun sequence harbors:
- the MOS gene encoding proto-oncogene serine/threonine-protein kinase mos, with the protein product MPSPLALRPYLRSEFSPSVDARPCSSPSELPAKLLLGATPPRAPRLPRRLAWCSIDWEQVCLLQRLGAGGFGSVYKATYRGVPVAIKQVNKCTKNRLASRRSFWAELNVARLRHDNIVRVVAASTRTPAGSNSLGTIIMEFGGNVTLHQVIYGAAGHPEGDAGEPHCRTGGQLSLGKCLKYSLDVVNGLLFLHSQSIVHLDLKPANILISEQDVCKISDFGCSEKLEDLRCFQTPSYPLGGTYTHRAPELLKGEGVTPKADIYSFAITLWQMTTKQAPYSGERQHILYAVVAYDLRPSLSAAVFEDSLPGQRLGDVVQRCWRPSAPQRPSARLLLVDLTSLKAELG